One Natrinema longum genomic window, TCGGTCAGCGATGCGTAGACCGCAACGAGCGGAACCCCCTTGTACCGGGGGCAGCATCACTCTCTCATGAGCGAGCGAGCGGCAACTGTCACGCGCGAAACGGCCGAGACGTCGATCGAGTGCGCGCTCGAGATCGACGGCACCGGAACGGCCACAGTCGACACCGGCATCGGGTTCTTCGATCACATGCTGACGGCGTTTGCCAACCACGGCTTGTTCGATCTCGAGGTGACCTGTGACGGCGACCTCGAGATCGACGATCACCACACGGTCGAAGACGTCGCGATCGCACTCGGAACGGCGCTGGACGAGGCCCTCGGCGATCGATCTGGGATCGTCCGGTACGCGGATCGTCGGGTCCCGCTGGACGAGGCCGTCGCCGGCGCAGTCGTCGACGTGAGCGGACGGCCGCGGTTCTATTTCGACGGGAGCTTCTCCCAGGAATCGATCGGCGGGTTCACGAGCGACATGGCGCGTCACTTCGGGGAATCGCTGGCGATGAACGCCGGCCTGACGCTCCATCTCGAGGTCACGGGCGAGAACGCCCACCACGAGGTCGAGGCGCTGTTCAAGGCCCTGACGCGGGCTCTCGACGATGCGACGCGACTCGACGAGCGCCGAGATGGGACGCCGAGTACGAAAGGAACGCTGTAGCAGGTCACGCACTGCTTCGAAGCCCGGCCCCCGTCGAACACCCGCGACCGGCTACGTCCGGCGGAGTTTCCCTCGCTTTTCGACGAACTCACCGTCCTCGATCGCGTGATCGACGATCGCCTCGACCTCGTGACTCTCGAGGTCGTAGGCCCCAGCGGCCAACGTTTCGACGGCGCTGCGTTTCATCGGGAACTCGCGGTTTCGGAGGAGCCGGATGACCTTGTTGTACGCCGCCGGTGGCCGGCTCGACGAGTCCGTCCGCTCGGTCACGGCCGTCTGAGAATCGGACGCGTCGGCGTCGGAGTCGGATTCCGCGTCGGTCGTCGAGTCCGATTTCGACGAGTCCGGCACCGTATCTGTCGGCGAGTCGACCGCCGGACCCGACGGGTCGCTCGAGTCGGTCACCTCGTCGACGCCATCGTCGTCCGGGTGCTCGTCACTGTTGCCCGCCTGCCCGTCGCGCTCGAAGGTGATCCCCGCCTCGAGTACCGATTCGGACTGCGATCCG contains:
- the hisB gene encoding imidazoleglycerol-phosphate dehydratase HisB, producing the protein MSERAATVTRETAETSIECALEIDGTGTATVDTGIGFFDHMLTAFANHGLFDLEVTCDGDLEIDDHHTVEDVAIALGTALDEALGDRSGIVRYADRRVPLDEAVAGAVVDVSGRPRFYFDGSFSQESIGGFTSDMARHFGESLAMNAGLTLHLEVTGENAHHEVEALFKALTRALDDATRLDERRDGTPSTKGTL